In one Diabrotica virgifera virgifera chromosome 7, PGI_DIABVI_V3a genomic region, the following are encoded:
- the LOC114327328 gene encoding uncharacterized protein LOC114327328 isoform X2, giving the protein MAVWLRSSIDNHCTFLLSVAALLSGAMAAPRGNQWWTNPCGVQTVQLRHGRSPAENQLRIFIKLIDNPVFKDLKAIYPSVAEHPPNRNCPRVNPVLQRMNNANLSLATQIFYESMIEIAKLIQKVQKVPVGTAIKFDSVERKRIYREVEVNLKSVMCEFSDRLPKLEPVEPKTVPIRFIRRNLSGKCLPKQMNLTEAQIVDNDLFKKMKKFFRQSKIILRRKARLNNRRPQVSQLRKKNLNPRRMRRRNFANKKRTMRQRKTSAAA; this is encoded by the exons ATGGCAGTCTGGCTGAGGTCTAGCATAG ATAACCACTGTACCTTCCTCCTGAGCGTAGCGGCGCTTTTATCGGGAGCAATGGCTGCTCCTAGAGGAAACCAATGGTGGACGAATCCATGTGGAGTACAAACAGTTCAGCTTAGGCATGGCAGAAGTCCGGCTGAGAACCAACTTAGAATATTTATTAAACTTATCGACAATCCAGTATTTAAAGACTTAAAAGCAATATATCCCTCT GTTGCTGAACACCCCCCAAATAGAAATTGTCCCAGAGTTAATCCTGTACTCCAAAGGATGAACAACGCTAATCTGTCTCTG gCTACTCAGATATTTTATGAGAGTATGATAGAGATCGCCAAACTAATCCAAAAGGTTCAGAAGGTGCCAGTAGGAACGGCAATAAAGTTCGATTCCGTGGAAAGAAAACGAATATACCGAGAAGTGGAAGTCAATTTGAAGAGCGTCATGTGCGAATTTAGTGATAGGTTACCCAAGTTGGAGCCTGTGGAACCCAAGACTGTGCCAATCAGATTCATCCGGCGGAACCTCTCCGGTAAATGTTTGCCAAAACAGATGAACCTTACCGAAGCTCAAATCGTAGATAATGATCTCTTCAAGAAAATGAAGAAGTTCTTTAGACAAAGTAAAATTATTCTAAGGAGAAAAGCTCGACTTAACAATCGTAGACCTCAAGTAAGTCAATTGAGGAAGAAGAACTTAAATCCTCGACGAATGCGTAGACGAAATTTCGCGAATAAAAAAAGAACTATGAGACAAAGAAAAACAAGTGCTGCCGCTTAA
- the LOC114327328 gene encoding uncharacterized protein LOC114327328 isoform X1: MTLSVLYGGCARKSMFKRCYFLFYNHCTFLLSVAALLSGAMAAPRGNQWWTNPCGVQTVQLRHGRSPAENQLRIFIKLIDNPVFKDLKAIYPSVAEHPPNRNCPRVNPVLQRMNNANLSLATQIFYESMIEIAKLIQKVQKVPVGTAIKFDSVERKRIYREVEVNLKSVMCEFSDRLPKLEPVEPKTVPIRFIRRNLSGKCLPKQMNLTEAQIVDNDLFKKMKKFFRQSKIILRRKARLNNRRPQVSQLRKKNLNPRRMRRRNFANKKRTMRQRKTSAAA; encoded by the exons ATGACTTTATCTGTGCTATACGGCGGTTGTGCGCGAAAGAGTATGTTCAAACGGtgctattttttatttt ATAACCACTGTACCTTCCTCCTGAGCGTAGCGGCGCTTTTATCGGGAGCAATGGCTGCTCCTAGAGGAAACCAATGGTGGACGAATCCATGTGGAGTACAAACAGTTCAGCTTAGGCATGGCAGAAGTCCGGCTGAGAACCAACTTAGAATATTTATTAAACTTATCGACAATCCAGTATTTAAAGACTTAAAAGCAATATATCCCTCT GTTGCTGAACACCCCCCAAATAGAAATTGTCCCAGAGTTAATCCTGTACTCCAAAGGATGAACAACGCTAATCTGTCTCTG gCTACTCAGATATTTTATGAGAGTATGATAGAGATCGCCAAACTAATCCAAAAGGTTCAGAAGGTGCCAGTAGGAACGGCAATAAAGTTCGATTCCGTGGAAAGAAAACGAATATACCGAGAAGTGGAAGTCAATTTGAAGAGCGTCATGTGCGAATTTAGTGATAGGTTACCCAAGTTGGAGCCTGTGGAACCCAAGACTGTGCCAATCAGATTCATCCGGCGGAACCTCTCCGGTAAATGTTTGCCAAAACAGATGAACCTTACCGAAGCTCAAATCGTAGATAATGATCTCTTCAAGAAAATGAAGAAGTTCTTTAGACAAAGTAAAATTATTCTAAGGAGAAAAGCTCGACTTAACAATCGTAGACCTCAAGTAAGTCAATTGAGGAAGAAGAACTTAAATCCTCGACGAATGCGTAGACGAAATTTCGCGAATAAAAAAAGAACTATGAGACAAAGAAAAACAAGTGCTGCCGCTTAA
- the LOC114327328 gene encoding uncharacterized protein LOC114327328 isoform X3: MAAPRGNQWWTNPCGVQTVQLRHGRSPAENQLRIFIKLIDNPVFKDLKAIYPSVAEHPPNRNCPRVNPVLQRMNNANLSLATQIFYESMIEIAKLIQKVQKVPVGTAIKFDSVERKRIYREVEVNLKSVMCEFSDRLPKLEPVEPKTVPIRFIRRNLSGKCLPKQMNLTEAQIVDNDLFKKMKKFFRQSKIILRRKARLNNRRPQVSQLRKKNLNPRRMRRRNFANKKRTMRQRKTSAAA; this comes from the exons ATGGCTGCTCCTAGAGGAAACCAATGGTGGACGAATCCATGTGGAGTACAAACAGTTCAGCTTAGGCATGGCAGAAGTCCGGCTGAGAACCAACTTAGAATATTTATTAAACTTATCGACAATCCAGTATTTAAAGACTTAAAAGCAATATATCCCTCT GTTGCTGAACACCCCCCAAATAGAAATTGTCCCAGAGTTAATCCTGTACTCCAAAGGATGAACAACGCTAATCTGTCTCTG gCTACTCAGATATTTTATGAGAGTATGATAGAGATCGCCAAACTAATCCAAAAGGTTCAGAAGGTGCCAGTAGGAACGGCAATAAAGTTCGATTCCGTGGAAAGAAAACGAATATACCGAGAAGTGGAAGTCAATTTGAAGAGCGTCATGTGCGAATTTAGTGATAGGTTACCCAAGTTGGAGCCTGTGGAACCCAAGACTGTGCCAATCAGATTCATCCGGCGGAACCTCTCCGGTAAATGTTTGCCAAAACAGATGAACCTTACCGAAGCTCAAATCGTAGATAATGATCTCTTCAAGAAAATGAAGAAGTTCTTTAGACAAAGTAAAATTATTCTAAGGAGAAAAGCTCGACTTAACAATCGTAGACCTCAAGTAAGTCAATTGAGGAAGAAGAACTTAAATCCTCGACGAATGCGTAGACGAAATTTCGCGAATAAAAAAAGAACTATGAGACAAAGAAAAACAAGTGCTGCCGCTTAA